A region from the Citrobacter telavivensis genome encodes:
- a CDS encoding helix-turn-helix domain-containing protein, giving the protein MGKRLKIARINAGLKQAELGVRAGLDEESASARISSYENEVHAPDFRLVRKIAAVLDVPEAYFYAVEDDLAELILRHHRYKKIHRTVE; this is encoded by the coding sequence ATGGGTAAGCGATTAAAAATTGCCAGAATTAATGCAGGCCTGAAACAAGCAGAGCTCGGCGTGCGCGCCGGGCTGGATGAAGAGTCGGCAAGTGCTCGTATAAGTTCATATGAGAACGAAGTTCATGCACCCGATTTTCGGCTGGTGCGCAAGATAGCGGCGGTGCTCGATGTGCCGGAGGCCTATTTTTATGCGGTGGAAGATGACCTGGCTGAGTTGATTTTACGGCACCATCGGTACAAGAAGATACACCGAACAGTGGAGTAG
- a CDS encoding steroid delta-isomerase, with product MKPKEIVCQWVDAFNNADIEIISELYDDNAINHQVANEPVIGKEAIKKMFEQDFSFPDMVCIVENIFEDGQWAILEWRDPLGLRGCGFFHIVNNKILFQRGYWDKLTFLKQHNLPIE from the coding sequence ATGAAGCCAAAGGAAATAGTTTGCCAATGGGTTGACGCATTTAATAATGCAGATATAGAAATTATTTCAGAACTATATGATGATAATGCAATAAACCATCAGGTTGCCAATGAGCCCGTTATTGGGAAAGAGGCTATAAAGAAAATGTTTGAACAAGATTTTTCTTTCCCGGACATGGTTTGTATCGTTGAAAATATTTTCGAAGATGGACAATGGGCAATTTTAGAGTGGCGTGACCCATTAGGTTTGAGAGGTTGCGGTTTTTTTCACATAGTAAACAATAAAATTTTATTTCAAAGAGGCTACTGGGATAAGCTAACTTTCCTAAAACAGCACAATTTGCCTATTGAGTAA
- a CDS encoding tyrosine-type recombinase/integrase — protein sequence MTIRKQPNGKWLCECYPKGRDGKRVRKQFATKGEAIAFENFTMDEVNKKPWLGEKEDRRRLSEVIEQWHSLYGQTLADPKRLMAKLNIICNGLGDPIASELTAGDFTKYREARLKGEVRNEDGALMSPVKPRTVNLEQRNLSSVFGTLKKLGHWSAPNPLAGLPTFKIAEGELAFLAPEEIKRLLDACADSQSPSLLMIAKICLATGARWSEAENLQGHQLSKYRITYTKTKGKKNRTVPISQDLYDELPKNRGKLFTPCRKAFERAVKRAGIDLPEGQCTHVLRHTFASHFMMNGGNILVLRDILGHADIKMTMIYAHFAPDHLEDAVTKNPLYSLAWKQS from the coding sequence ATGACCATCAGAAAGCAGCCAAACGGAAAATGGTTGTGTGAATGCTACCCAAAGGGGCGCGACGGTAAGCGTGTTCGCAAGCAATTTGCGACGAAGGGCGAGGCCATAGCATTCGAAAACTTCACCATGGATGAAGTGAACAAAAAGCCATGGCTTGGTGAGAAGGAAGATCGGCGGCGCTTGTCAGAAGTAATTGAGCAATGGCACTCACTCTATGGGCAGACTCTTGCAGACCCCAAGCGCTTGATGGCGAAACTCAACATTATTTGTAACGGCCTAGGTGATCCCATCGCCTCAGAGCTGACAGCTGGAGACTTTACGAAATACCGCGAAGCACGGCTAAAAGGTGAAGTGCGAAATGAAGATGGTGCGCTTATGTCGCCAGTTAAGCCTCGCACGGTAAACCTTGAACAACGTAACCTATCATCAGTTTTTGGCACACTGAAAAAATTGGGCCACTGGTCAGCTCCCAACCCACTCGCCGGTTTGCCAACATTTAAAATCGCAGAAGGTGAACTGGCGTTCCTGGCACCTGAAGAAATTAAGCGCCTGCTAGATGCTTGCGCTGATTCTCAAAGCCCCAGCCTGCTGATGATAGCAAAAATATGCCTTGCCACTGGCGCGCGCTGGAGTGAAGCCGAAAACCTGCAGGGCCATCAGTTATCAAAATACCGAATCACTTACACCAAAACCAAAGGCAAGAAAAACCGGACCGTACCCATATCTCAGGATCTGTATGACGAACTTCCCAAAAACAGAGGGAAATTATTCACGCCATGCAGAAAAGCTTTTGAACGAGCAGTGAAACGCGCTGGTATCGACCTGCCTGAAGGCCAGTGCACCCACGTACTGCGTCATACATTCGCCAGCCATTTTATGATGAACGGCGGAAACATCTTAGTGCTACGAGATATTTTGGGACATGCCGATATAAAAATGACGATGATTTATGCCCACTTTGCCCCTGATCATTTGGAAGATGCTGTAACCAAAAACCCTCTATATTCTCTTGCATGGAAACAATCATGA
- a CDS encoding phage repressor protein, whose protein sequence is MIQVKAGENTGGREAIHRLMAAYDFKSRQQLCDHLGASKSTMANRYLRDSFPAEWVIQCALETGVSLLWLTTGQGDTGSNIEHKKDINFVNSGKVKPLSELVSPEIDKATLNGGLLVDAGKAIIDSSLLPSDSRNLLLVNTSGDSYLVDRSQTPPVNGMWLVDIDGIKIIVKLTRLPGNRLVVHQDESSFECSLDDIEVVGRALKIIKSL, encoded by the coding sequence ATGATACAAGTGAAAGCTGGCGAGAATACCGGGGGAAGAGAGGCTATCCATAGGCTAATGGCCGCCTATGATTTCAAGTCCAGACAGCAACTGTGTGATCACCTGGGCGCATCAAAAAGCACCATGGCAAACAGATACTTAAGAGATAGTTTTCCAGCAGAATGGGTGATTCAGTGTGCTTTGGAGACAGGGGTTTCTTTATTGTGGCTCACTACTGGACAGGGCGATACAGGTTCAAATATTGAACACAAAAAAGATATTAATTTCGTGAACTCAGGCAAAGTTAAACCCCTTTCTGAGCTTGTTTCCCCCGAAATTGACAAGGCAACTCTCAACGGTGGCTTATTAGTCGATGCTGGAAAAGCAATCATTGATAGCAGTCTGCTCCCCTCAGACTCAAGAAACCTATTACTGGTGAATACTTCTGGCGATTCTTATTTAGTGGACCGCAGCCAAACGCCTCCAGTTAACGGTATGTGGTTGGTAGATATCGACGGAATAAAAATCATCGTGAAGTTAACACGGCTACCAGGGAACAGATTGGTGGTCCATCAAGACGAATCATCCTTTGAGTGCAGCCTTGATGATATCGAGGTAGTAGGCCGCGCTTTAAAAATAATTAAGAGCCTTTGA
- a CDS encoding Rha family transcriptional regulator — MSTDISIRVPKEMATPAEFAEWEGISRGSVYQKIHHGHLAKYMVKKEKNKGRVSLRYLMYKTDQVRESLGHSNFRVIVGQ; from the coding sequence ATGAGCACTGATATTTCAATTCGTGTACCAAAAGAGATGGCTACGCCTGCAGAGTTCGCTGAATGGGAAGGTATCTCCCGTGGCTCTGTTTACCAGAAAATTCACCATGGTCATCTTGCTAAGTACATGGTCAAAAAAGAAAAAAACAAAGGTCGCGTAAGCCTGCGTTACCTGATGTACAAAACCGACCAGGTTCGTGAATCCCTCGGTCATTCCAACTTTCGCGTCATTGTTGGTCAGTAA
- a CDS encoding DUF2724 domain-containing protein has protein sequence MLTKEPSFASLLVKQSPAMHCGHGWIMGKDGKRWHPCRSQDALLAELSTKKQGKPWLLKAMLRLFR, from the coding sequence ATGCTGACTAAAGAACCATCTTTTGCATCACTGCTTGTTAAGCAAAGTCCTGCAATGCACTGCGGTCATGGCTGGATTATGGGGAAGGATGGCAAGCGCTGGCATCCGTGCCGCTCTCAGGATGCGTTGCTGGCTGAGCTGTCCACTAAAAAGCAGGGGAAACCATGGCTATTGAAGGCGATGCTGCGACTGTTCCGCTAA
- a CDS encoding IS630-like element ISEc33 family transposase, translating to MPIIAPIPRGERRLMQKAIHKTRDKNHARRLTAMLMLHRGERVSDVARTLCCARSSVGRWINWFTHSGIEGLKSLPAGRSRRWPFEHICTLLRELIKHSPGDFGYQRSRWSTELLAIKINEITGCQLHAGTVRRWLPSAGLVWRRAAPTLRIRDPHKDEKMAVIHKALDECSAEHPVFYEDEVDIHLNPKIGADWQLRGQQKRVVTPGQNEKYYLAGALHSGTGKVSYVGGNSKSSALFIALLKHLKATYRRAKTITLIVDNYIIHKSRETQRWLKANPKFRVIYQPVYSPWVNHVERLWQALHDTITRNHQCRSMWQLLKKVRHFMETASPFPGGKHGQAKV from the coding sequence ATGCCGATCATAGCACCAATACCCCGTGGCGAACGACGCCTGATGCAGAAAGCTATTCATAAAACGCGCGATAAAAATCATGCCCGCAGACTCACGGCCATGCTGATGCTTCATCGGGGTGAACGGGTCAGCGATGTTGCCAGAACTCTCTGTTGTGCCCGTTCATCCGTTGGTCGCTGGATTAACTGGTTTACGCACTCAGGTATTGAAGGCCTGAAATCCTTACCCGCAGGGCGCTCCCGACGCTGGCCTTTTGAACATATCTGCACCCTGTTACGTGAGCTGATAAAGCATTCTCCCGGCGATTTTGGTTATCAACGTTCACGCTGGAGCACCGAATTACTGGCAATAAAAATCAATGAGATAACCGGTTGCCAGTTACATGCAGGAACCGTTCGCCGCTGGTTGCCATCTGCGGGGCTTGTATGGCGCAGGGCCGCGCCAACTCTGCGTATCCGTGACCCACATAAAGATGAAAAGATGGCGGTAATCCACAAAGCGCTGGATGAATGCAGCGCAGAGCATCCGGTATTTTATGAAGATGAAGTGGATATCCACCTTAATCCTAAAATCGGTGCGGACTGGCAGTTGCGCGGACAGCAGAAACGGGTAGTGACGCCGGGGCAGAACGAAAAATACTATCTGGCCGGCGCACTGCACAGTGGCACGGGTAAAGTCAGCTACGTGGGCGGCAACAGCAAAAGTTCAGCGCTGTTTATCGCTCTGCTGAAGCACCTGAAAGCCACTTACCGGCGGGCGAAAACAATCACGCTGATCGTTGATAACTACATTATCCATAAAAGCCGCGAAACACAGCGCTGGTTGAAAGCAAATCCCAAGTTCAGGGTAATTTACCAGCCGGTTTACTCGCCGTGGGTGAATCATGTGGAACGGCTATGGCAGGCACTTCATGACACGATAACCCGTAATCATCAGTGCCGCTCAATGTGGCAGTTACTGAAAAAGGTCCGCCATTTTATGGAAACCGCCAGCCCATTCCCCGGAGGAAAACATGGTCAGGCAAAAGTGTAG
- a CDS encoding DUF2732 family protein: protein MRNIETRITKTGPDDAGLNQMLTDARMEERRARAAAMAARLDSLACHITSRQLNHVEAAELLRIAAENIQNEAQEIH, encoded by the coding sequence ATGCGAAATATTGAAACCCGAATCACCAAAACAGGACCAGATGATGCTGGCCTTAACCAGATGCTGACTGATGCACGCATGGAAGAACGCCGGGCACGTGCCGCGGCAATGGCAGCCCGTCTTGATAGCCTGGCTTGCCATATCACGTCACGCCAGCTTAATCACGTTGAAGCGGCGGAGCTGCTGCGTATTGCGGCTGAAAACATTCAGAACGAAGCGCAGGAGATCCACTGA
- a CDS encoding TraR/DksA family transcriptional regulator, protein MADSMDLVQQRVEEELQRHIHTARNRTPGVSRVLCIDCDAPIPPARRRAIPGVQCCVTCQEIAELKGKHYVGGAV, encoded by the coding sequence ATGGCTGATTCAATGGACCTTGTACAGCAGCGCGTTGAAGAAGAACTTCAGCGCCACATCCACACCGCCCGCAACAGAACGCCGGGCGTTTCCCGTGTGCTTTGCATTGATTGCGATGCACCGATCCCGCCAGCTCGCCGCCGCGCTATTCCGGGCGTGCAGTGTTGCGTCACCTGTCAGGAAATCGCAGAGCTGAAAGGCAAACATTACGTAGGGGGTGCTGTATGA
- a CDS encoding Dam family site-specific DNA-(adenine-N6)-methyltransferase translates to MSTILKWAGNKTAIMPELKKHLPAGPRLVEPFAGSCAVMMETDYPHYLVADINPDLINLYQVIKNDVEYFIKEGRYLFEARNDPEAYYKTRQEFNLRHGGAIERALYFLYLNRHGYRGLCRYNLDGYFNVPYGNYKKPYFPENEIRAFAEKAKCATFICASYDETLALLQTGDVVYCDPPYDGTFNGYHTAGFTEDDQYHLASILERRSSEGHPVIVSNSDTSLTRSIYRNFTRHRITAKRSMGVTAGDSKTAVEIIATKSACWFGVDLASGPDISVEAEVRAW, encoded by the coding sequence ATGAGCACTATCCTGAAATGGGCGGGTAATAAAACCGCCATAATGCCAGAACTGAAAAAACACCTTCCAGCAGGCCCGCGACTGGTTGAGCCTTTCGCGGGTTCGTGCGCTGTGATGATGGAGACAGACTATCCTCATTATCTTGTCGCGGATATTAATCCAGACCTGATTAATCTCTATCAGGTGATTAAGAATGATGTTGAATACTTCATCAAAGAGGGCAGATATCTTTTTGAAGCCCGTAATGACCCAGAGGCATATTATAAGACGAGACAGGAGTTTAACTTGCGCCATGGTGGTGCAATTGAACGCGCATTGTATTTCTTATATTTAAATCGCCATGGTTATCGCGGACTGTGTCGCTATAACTTGGACGGTTATTTTAATGTTCCTTACGGTAATTATAAAAAGCCCTACTTCCCTGAAAACGAAATACGCGCATTTGCAGAAAAAGCAAAATGCGCAACGTTTATCTGCGCCAGCTATGACGAGACACTGGCACTGCTGCAAACGGGTGATGTTGTCTATTGCGATCCACCATATGACGGCACGTTTAACGGATATCACACTGCCGGTTTTACAGAGGACGACCAGTATCATCTGGCGTCTATTCTTGAGCGCCGGTCATCAGAAGGTCATCCGGTTATCGTGTCCAACAGCGACACGTCCCTGACCCGTTCGATTTATCGTAACTTTACCCGCCATCGTATCACTGCAAAGCGCAGCATGGGCGTGACTGCCGGTGATAGTAAAACTGCAGTAGAAATCATCGCCACAAAATCAGCATGCTGGTTTGGTGTTGATTTGGCGTCTGGTCCTGATATCTCGGTGGAAGCTGAGGTGCGGGCGTGGTAG
- a CDS encoding replication endonuclease: MVVSKFTLHHAQTTGGSNEAAVAFPWNARKKAVNPYLDPAEVAPESALSNLITLYAADNEQEHLRREALSDKVWERYFFNESRDPVQCEMEQDRLISHAKMAREQQRVNPDLVIIADVSAMPAHINKPLLERIKYFHSLGRAKAYSRYLRETIRPCLERLERVRGSQMSTSFRFMASQDGLEGLLVLPEMNQDQVKRLSTLVAAHMSMCLDAACGDLFVSDDVKPEEIRQAWERVAAEAMRLEVIPPAFEQLRRKKRRRKPVPYELIPPSLARMLCADWWYRKLWQMRCEWREEQLRAVCLVNKKASPYVSYEAVIHKREQRRKSLEFFRSHELVNEDGDTLDMEDVVNASNSNPAHRRNEMMACVKGLELIAEMRGDCAVFYTITCPSRFHATLNNGRPNPKWTSATVRQSSDYLVDTFAAFRKAMHKAGLRWYGVRVAEPHHDGTVHWHLLCFMRKKDRRSITALLRKFAIREDREELGANTGPRFKSELINPRKGTPTSYIAKYISKNIDGRGLAKEISKETGRSLRDSAEHVSAWASLHRVQQFRFFGIPGRQAYRELRLLAGQAARVQGGRKAGAPVLDNPRLDAVLAAADAGCFATYIMKQGGVLVPRKHHLVRTAYEHNDEPSAYGDHGIRIYGIWSPIAEGKICTHAVKWKKVRKAVDVQEAAADQGACAPWTRGNNCPPVENLNKSGGDLPDIKTMDERELGDYLHNMSQKERRELTARLRLVKPKRKKAYKQEISEQQRLQLEAELIARGFDASNAEVDLLLRGGSIPSGAGLRLFYRGQRLQEDDKWRHWF, from the coding sequence GTGGTAGTGAGTAAATTCACATTACATCATGCACAAACCACTGGCGGCTCGAATGAGGCCGCCGTGGCCTTTCCATGGAATGCCCGAAAAAAAGCGGTTAACCCGTATCTGGACCCGGCGGAAGTTGCGCCGGAGTCTGCGCTTTCAAACCTCATCACTCTGTACGCTGCGGATAACGAGCAGGAGCATCTGCGCCGTGAGGCGCTGAGTGATAAGGTCTGGGAACGTTATTTCTTCAATGAATCCCGCGATCCTGTCCAGTGTGAAATGGAGCAGGATCGGCTGATTAGCCATGCCAAAATGGCCCGCGAACAGCAGCGTGTTAATCCCGATTTGGTGATTATTGCCGATGTAAGCGCCATGCCTGCCCATATCAACAAGCCTCTACTGGAGCGGATTAAATACTTCCATAGCCTGGGCAGGGCAAAGGCTTATTCCCGGTACCTGCGCGAAACAATCAGACCGTGTCTTGAGCGGCTGGAGCGCGTGCGGGGCAGCCAAATGTCCACCTCGTTTCGGTTTATGGCGAGCCAGGACGGGCTGGAGGGGCTGCTGGTACTGCCTGAAATGAATCAGGATCAGGTCAAGCGCCTTTCCACGCTGGTTGCGGCACATATGAGCATGTGTCTTGATGCGGCCTGCGGTGATCTGTTTGTCAGTGACGATGTTAAACCAGAAGAAATCCGCCAGGCATGGGAAAGGGTTGCTGCAGAAGCCATGCGCCTTGAGGTCATCCCGCCTGCCTTTGAGCAGTTACGCCGCAAAAAGCGCCGCCGCAAGCCGGTGCCTTATGAACTGATCCCACCGTCGCTGGCGCGCATGCTGTGTGCGGACTGGTGGTACCGCAAATTGTGGCAGATGCGCTGCGAGTGGCGGGAGGAACAGCTGCGCGCCGTCTGCCTGGTCAACAAGAAAGCGTCCCCGTATGTCAGCTATGAAGCCGTGATCCACAAACGCGAGCAGCGCCGCAAATCGCTGGAGTTCTTCCGCTCGCATGAGCTGGTCAACGAAGATGGCGACACGCTGGACATGGAAGACGTGGTGAACGCCAGCAACAGCAACCCGGCACACCGCCGTAATGAAATGATGGCCTGTGTTAAGGGGCTGGAGCTGATAGCGGAAATGCGCGGAGACTGCGCAGTGTTCTATACCATCACCTGCCCGTCACGCTTCCACGCAACCCTCAACAACGGCAGACCTAATCCGAAGTGGACCAGTGCCACGGTCCGGCAGAGCAGTGACTATCTGGTTGATACGTTCGCTGCTTTCCGCAAGGCAATGCACAAGGCCGGGCTGCGCTGGTATGGCGTCCGCGTTGCAGAGCCGCACCATGACGGCACTGTACACTGGCATCTTCTGTGCTTCATGCGCAAAAAAGACCGCCGTTCCATCACCGCGCTGCTGCGTAAGTTTGCCATCCGTGAAGACCGCGAGGAACTGGGCGCCAATACCGGGCCGCGCTTTAAGTCCGAGCTAATCAACCCGCGCAAGGGTACGCCGACAAGCTACATCGCCAAGTACATCAGCAAGAATATCGACGGGCGCGGGCTGGCTAAAGAAATCAGCAAAGAAACCGGCAGATCACTGCGTGACAGCGCCGAGCATGTCAGCGCCTGGGCGTCACTGCATCGTGTCCAGCAGTTCCGTTTCTTTGGTATTCCGGGGCGTCAGGCATACCGCGAACTGCGCCTGCTGGCTGGTCAGGCGGCGAGAGTGCAGGGTGGACGCAAAGCGGGCGCGCCGGTACTGGATAACCCGCGTCTGGATGCGGTACTGGCGGCGGCTGATGCGGGCTGCTTTGCCACCTACATCATGAAGCAGGGCGGTGTGCTGGTTCCCCGCAAACATCACCTTGTCCGCACGGCATATGAGCATAACGACGAGCCGAGCGCCTACGGCGATCACGGTATCCGTATCTATGGCATTTGGTCCCCGATTGCAGAAGGCAAGATTTGCACGCACGCGGTGAAGTGGAAAAAGGTTCGTAAGGCCGTTGACGTTCAGGAGGCGGCAGCCGACCAGGGCGCTTGCGCCCCTTGGACTCGTGGCAATAACTGTCCCCCTGTTGAAAATCTGAACAAATCAGGAGGGGATTTACCTGATATTAAAACCATGGATGAGAGGGAACTGGGGGATTATCTCCACAACATGAGCCAGAAGGAACGGCGGGAGCTTACAGCCAGGTTAAGACTGGTGAAACCGAAGCGGAAAAAAGCATACAAGCAGGAGATTTCGGAACAGCAGCGCCTGCAGCTTGAGGCAGAACTTATTGCCAGAGGGTTTGATGCAAGTAACGCAGAAGTGGATTTGCTTTTGCGTGGTGGCAGCATTCCATCTGGGGCTGGGTTGCGGCTTTTTTACCGGGGTCAGCGTTTGCAGGAAGATGATAAATGGCGCCATTGGTTCTAA
- a CDS encoding AAA family ATPase → MIEELTIRNAGSYTGPEQKMYGLSTFNYLYGANGAGKTTISKIINEPDKYPDCLIQWKNGNKLISYVYNKDFVDNNFSQDKIKGVFTLGSDIKGAQEKLTSLNEQKNKLQEGITAKQKLLNGSADDVGVINDLTEQEETFKDICWKQKQKHDDVFFKAFEGLRNSTEKFKIRVLAEFKQNTAAPIPLSELTEKCRTVFSDELISYTPLSIPSFDGFESILSHEVWQEKILGKKDVNVADLISLLNNSDWVKKGLEYFHESEPKCPFCQQDISSDIFHNLSSYFDETYNKKQQLINGLLSEYHANIQRLRWELDNIRGAKLPFIDDDIFEDKSNILISLLLRNFDKARGKEKLLSEVVVFENIDSIIEDFSIFIQAINSKIEANNTLFRNIKTEQKNLKEQIWAYITRTELKTDIESYLKSRNKLEKKRDGLYAGVAKESEKLIELKKEIEGIESGQTSILPTVHEINKILKSYGFINFHLKPSEDRAHYVIVRDSGDNARLTLSEGEKTFITFLYYYNLVRGSNQSSGVLADRVVVFDDPISSLDSDILFIVSSLIKNLMDDVRANKGSIKQMIILTHNIYFHKELTFNPKRSGNNAMNEETFWIVRKKEKDSYVEKCTTNPIKTSYDLLWSELRRSEKNNGTIQNTMRRILENYFKILGGIDVRELECHFEGCDKLIFKSLVSWINDGSHFSGDDVFMNLDDISVGKNLIVFQKIFECSQHAAHYKMMMGDSYKPLETLIQPVDVVELEPGANDDDMKVDGAAEKPPLLSNDDAPF, encoded by the coding sequence ATGATAGAAGAGTTAACGATCAGAAATGCAGGTTCATATACTGGGCCAGAACAAAAGATGTATGGTTTATCTACATTTAATTATCTTTATGGAGCTAATGGTGCAGGTAAAACTACTATTAGTAAAATAATTAATGAACCTGATAAGTATCCCGACTGCTTAATTCAGTGGAAAAACGGCAATAAATTAATTAGTTATGTTTATAATAAGGATTTTGTAGACAATAATTTTAGTCAAGATAAAATAAAAGGGGTTTTTACCCTGGGAAGCGATATTAAAGGTGCTCAAGAGAAACTAACATCATTAAACGAGCAGAAAAATAAGCTTCAAGAAGGAATAACAGCTAAACAAAAATTATTAAATGGCAGCGCTGATGATGTGGGCGTTATTAATGATCTGACTGAGCAAGAAGAAACTTTTAAAGACATTTGTTGGAAACAAAAGCAAAAGCATGATGATGTTTTCTTTAAGGCTTTTGAAGGTTTAAGAAACAGTACTGAAAAATTTAAAATCAGAGTCCTTGCTGAATTCAAGCAGAACACCGCAGCTCCAATACCACTAAGTGAACTTACTGAGAAATGCCGTACAGTATTCTCGGATGAGCTAATTTCATACACCCCGTTATCCATTCCTAGTTTTGATGGATTCGAATCTATTTTAAGTCATGAGGTATGGCAGGAGAAAATACTGGGGAAAAAAGATGTCAACGTTGCAGATTTGATTAGCCTATTAAATAATAGTGACTGGGTAAAAAAAGGTTTAGAGTATTTTCACGAATCAGAGCCTAAGTGTCCATTTTGTCAGCAGGATATAAGTAGTGATATTTTCCATAATCTCTCATCATACTTTGATGAAACTTATAATAAAAAGCAACAACTAATAAATGGATTGCTTTCTGAGTACCATGCTAATATACAACGCTTAAGATGGGAACTTGATAACATTAGGGGGGCAAAGTTACCGTTTATCGATGACGACATATTTGAAGATAAATCTAATATCCTTATTTCTCTATTGCTTAGAAATTTTGATAAGGCAAGAGGTAAAGAAAAGTTACTGAGTGAGGTTGTTGTATTTGAAAACATTGACTCTATAATAGAGGATTTTTCAATATTTATACAAGCAATAAATTCAAAGATTGAGGCTAATAATACACTCTTTAGAAATATCAAAACTGAGCAAAAAAATTTAAAAGAACAAATCTGGGCATACATAACAAGAACTGAATTAAAAACGGATATAGAAAGTTATCTAAAATCACGAAACAAACTTGAAAAGAAAAGAGATGGTTTATATGCAGGAGTGGCAAAGGAAAGCGAAAAACTGATCGAGTTGAAGAAGGAAATTGAAGGGATTGAATCTGGCCAAACGAGTATTCTTCCTACTGTTCATGAAATTAACAAGATTTTGAAGAGCTATGGGTTCATAAATTTCCATTTAAAACCATCGGAAGATAGAGCACATTATGTAATAGTAAGAGACAGCGGAGATAACGCGCGATTGACATTAAGCGAAGGAGAGAAGACATTCATCACTTTCCTTTACTATTATAATCTCGTTAGAGGTAGTAATCAGTCTTCTGGTGTTCTGGCAGATCGGGTGGTTGTTTTTGATGATCCAATATCAAGTTTAGATAGCGATATATTGTTTATCGTTAGTTCACTGATTAAAAATTTAATGGATGATGTTCGTGCAAACAAAGGTAGTATAAAACAAATGATTATACTTACGCATAACATTTATTTCCATAAGGAGTTAACATTTAATCCGAAAAGATCAGGCAATAACGCAATGAATGAAGAAACCTTTTGGATTGTTAGAAAAAAAGAGAAGGATTCATATGTTGAAAAATGCACGACCAATCCAATAAAAACATCATATGATCTCTTATGGAGTGAATTACGCCGTAGTGAAAAAAATAATGGTACAATTCAAAACACTATGCGCAGAATTTTAGAGAACTACTTTAAAATTTTAGGTGGCATTGATGTTAGAGAATTAGAGTGTCACTTTGAAGGTTGTGATAAATTGATTTTTAAATCATTGGTGTCATGGATTAATGATGGCTCACATTTTTCTGGTGATGATGTGTTCATGAATTTAGATGATATTTCTGTAGGGAAGAATCTAATTGTATTTCAGAAAATATTTGAGTGTAGCCAACATGCCGCACATTATAAGATGATGATGGGCGATTCGTACAAGCCATTGGAAACATTGATTCAACCTGTCGATGTTGTTGAGTTGGAGCCTGGTGCTAATGATGATGATATGAAAGTTGATGGTGCTGCTGAGAAACCTCCCTTGTTGTCAAATGATGATGCTCCCTTTTAA